From Pseudomonas sp. G.S.17, the proteins below share one genomic window:
- a CDS encoding helix-hairpin-helix domain-containing protein produces MRKSFLSSLLFALLTSASVAVTAAPMSPATMDTPKMASMQQQMTDKVNINTADAETLQKQLSGIGMGKANAIVAYRETNGAFTSVDELIEVKGIGKAILEKNREKLVVQ; encoded by the coding sequence ATGCGTAAGTCTTTTCTGTCCTCGCTGTTGTTTGCTTTGCTGACCAGTGCCTCGGTCGCGGTTACGGCCGCGCCGATGTCGCCTGCAACAATGGATACGCCAAAGATGGCGAGCATGCAGCAACAAATGACCGATAAGGTCAACATCAACACCGCCGATGCGGAAACGCTGCAAAAGCAGCTGTCCGGTATCGGCATGGGCAAAGCCAATGCGATTGTTGCCTACCGCGAGACCAATGGTGCGTTCACTTCGGTTGATGAGCTCATTGAAGTGAAGGGCATTGGCAAAGCCATTCTGGAAAAGAACCGCGAAAAGCTTGTGGTTCAGTAA
- a CDS encoding nucleoside-diphosphate sugar epimerase/dehydratase: MNTLRNFLVALPRRQKRVIQVATDVVLVWFALWMAFVVRLGIDDLVNPLEKHTWLFISAPIVAIPLFIRFGMYRAVMRYFGNDALIAIIKAVSLSALILGCIVYSYSNHQPVVPRSIMFNYWWLSLVMIGGLRLAMRQYFLGDWFSAAQHVPFTNRDDGLPKVAIYGAGAAGNQLVAALRMGRLMRPVAFIDDDESISNRVISGLQVYKPKHIQRMIEVTGAQEILLAIPSSTRGRRREVLGYLEGFPLHVRSVPGFMDLAAGRVKVDDLQEVDIADLLGRDSVPAQEELLERCIKGQVVLVTGAGGSIGSELCRQILLLGPTTLLLFDHSEFNLYTILSELEQRVARESLSVKLLPILGSVRNHSKLLDIMKTWHVATVYHAAAYKHVPMVEHNIAEGVINNVVGTLNTAQAALQAGVANFVLISTDKAVRPTNVMGSTKRLAELTLQALSRETAPVMFGDKANVYQVNKTRFIMVRFGNVLGSSGSVIPLFHKQIQSGGPLTVTHPKITRYFMTIPEAAQLVIQAGSMGQGGDVFVLDMGEPVKIVELAEKMVHLSGLSIRSEKNPHGDISIEFTGLRPGEKLYEELLIGDNVVSTEHPMIMSAHEDYLSWEVLKVRLSQLLTAVEDDDYTAVRQQLRETVSGYSPDGEIVDWIYQERRGEF, encoded by the coding sequence ATGAACACGTTACGGAATTTTTTAGTGGCGTTGCCACGTCGGCAAAAGCGTGTAATCCAGGTCGCCACTGATGTTGTGTTGGTCTGGTTTGCGCTTTGGATGGCGTTCGTCGTTCGTCTGGGAATCGACGACCTGGTCAATCCGCTGGAAAAACATACCTGGCTGTTCATCAGCGCGCCGATCGTTGCTATTCCGCTGTTTATCCGGTTCGGGATGTACCGCGCTGTCATGCGCTATTTCGGCAATGATGCGTTGATAGCGATCATCAAGGCTGTAAGCCTTTCCGCTCTTATTCTTGGTTGTATCGTATATTCCTACAGCAATCATCAGCCTGTGGTACCGCGTTCCATCATGTTCAACTATTGGTGGTTGAGCCTGGTGATGATCGGCGGGCTGCGCCTGGCGATGCGTCAATATTTCCTCGGCGACTGGTTTTCTGCCGCGCAGCACGTGCCGTTTACCAACCGTGATGACGGCTTGCCCAAGGTCGCGATCTATGGCGCGGGCGCAGCCGGTAATCAACTGGTCGCGGCCCTGCGAATGGGGCGGCTGATGCGGCCCGTGGCATTTATCGATGACGACGAATCCATCTCCAATCGGGTGATTTCCGGGTTGCAGGTCTACAAGCCCAAACACATCCAGCGAATGATCGAGGTCACTGGCGCTCAGGAAATATTACTGGCGATTCCCTCATCGACCCGTGGCCGGCGTCGCGAGGTTCTGGGCTATCTGGAAGGTTTTCCGCTGCACGTGCGCAGCGTACCCGGCTTCATGGATCTGGCCGCAGGCCGGGTCAAGGTGGATGACCTTCAGGAAGTGGACATCGCCGACCTGCTCGGGCGCGATTCCGTACCCGCCCAGGAGGAACTGCTGGAGCGCTGCATCAAAGGCCAGGTGGTGCTGGTGACCGGCGCGGGTGGGTCGATCGGCTCCGAACTCTGTCGGCAGATTCTGTTGCTTGGGCCAACGACGCTGCTGTTGTTCGATCACAGTGAGTTCAACCTCTACACCATTCTTTCCGAGCTTGAGCAGCGGGTTGCGCGCGAGTCTTTGTCGGTGAAGTTGTTGCCGATTCTGGGGTCGGTACGTAATCACTCCAAGTTGCTGGACATCATGAAAACCTGGCATGTGGCAACGGTTTATCACGCCGCAGCGTATAAGCACGTGCCTATGGTTGAGCACAATATTGCCGAAGGCGTGATCAACAATGTCGTGGGTACCCTTAACACTGCCCAGGCGGCACTTCAGGCGGGTGTCGCGAACTTTGTGCTGATTTCCACGGACAAGGCTGTCCGGCCAACCAATGTCATGGGCAGCACCAAGCGTCTGGCCGAGCTGACCCTTCAGGCCTTGAGTCGCGAAACGGCGCCGGTAATGTTCGGTGACAAGGCTAACGTCTATCAGGTCAACAAAACCCGATTCATCATGGTTCGTTTTGGCAACGTCCTGGGCTCATCGGGCTCGGTCATTCCGCTGTTCCATAAGCAAATTCAGTCCGGTGGGCCGTTGACGGTCACCCACCCGAAAATTACCCGTTATTTCATGACTATTCCGGAAGCCGCCCAGCTGGTAATCCAGGCCGGTTCCATGGGCCAGGGTGGCGACGTGTTCGTTCTGGACATGGGTGAACCGGTGAAGATCGTCGAACTTGCAGAGAAGATGGTGCATTTGTCAGGCTTGAGTATTCGGTCCGAGAAAAATCCCCACGGCGATATCTCGATTGAGTTCACCGGATTGCGTCCAGGCGAAAAGTTGTACGAAGAGTTGCTGATCGGCGATAACGTGGTGTCAACCGAACACCCGATGATCATGAGCGCTCACGAAGACTATCTGTCCTGGGAAGTATTGAAGGTGCGCCTCTCTCAACTTCTTACAGCCGTTGAAGACGATGATTACACTGCTGTCAGACAACAACTAAGGGAAACCGTCAGTGGTTATTCGCCGGACGGGGAAATTGTTGACTGGATATATCAGGAACGTCGCGGCGAATTCTGA
- a CDS encoding glycosyltransferase family 4 protein, protein MSEWWWVVLAVLLSLTLTAGLRRYALSQSLMDVPNARSSHSVPTPRGGGVSIVITFLLALVLLGFQQKLPTAALIAIAGAGALVAVIGFMDDHGHIAARWRLLGHFAAAAWALFWLGGLAPLDLFGVRVDLGFVGNVLAAFYLVWMLNLYNFMDGIDGIASIEALSVCCGASIIYLMCGFTELIWMPMLLAAAVAGFLFWNFPPAKIFMGDAGSGFLGVVLGVASLQAGWASPQLFWAWLILLGVFIVDATFTLIRRLLRGDKVYEAHRSHAYQFASRRYGRHLPVTLAVGLINLLWLLPVALWVVTSGIDGLLGICIAYVPLVLLAVKFSAGALERD, encoded by the coding sequence ATGAGTGAGTGGTGGTGGGTTGTATTGGCGGTGTTGTTGTCGCTAACGCTGACGGCCGGTCTTCGTCGCTATGCGCTTTCGCAAAGTTTGATGGATGTGCCCAATGCCCGTAGTTCGCATTCGGTGCCTACGCCACGTGGGGGCGGCGTTTCTATCGTTATTACATTTCTCCTGGCGCTGGTCTTGCTCGGTTTCCAGCAAAAACTGCCTACTGCCGCGTTAATAGCGATAGCGGGCGCGGGCGCTTTGGTTGCGGTGATCGGCTTCATGGATGATCACGGGCATATTGCCGCGCGTTGGCGGTTGCTTGGTCATTTTGCGGCTGCGGCATGGGCGCTGTTCTGGCTGGGCGGCCTGGCACCACTGGATCTTTTTGGCGTGCGGGTCGATCTCGGTTTTGTCGGTAACGTTCTCGCGGCGTTTTATCTTGTATGGATGCTCAATCTCTACAACTTCATGGATGGCATCGACGGCATTGCCAGTATTGAGGCGTTGAGCGTTTGCTGTGGTGCGAGCATCATTTACCTGATGTGCGGTTTTACTGAGCTGATCTGGATGCCAATGCTGCTCGCGGCGGCAGTTGCCGGGTTCCTGTTCTGGAATTTTCCGCCAGCTAAAATCTTCATGGGTGACGCAGGCAGCGGATTTCTAGGCGTCGTGTTGGGGGTGGCTTCGCTGCAGGCGGGTTGGGCTTCACCTCAGCTATTCTGGGCATGGTTGATTTTGCTGGGAGTGTTCATCGTCGATGCGACCTTCACCCTGATCCGGCGTTTGTTGCGCGGGGACAAGGTTTACGAAGCCCATCGCAGTCATGCTTATCAATTCGCATCACGGCGGTACGGTCGGCACCTGCCGGTCACGCTGGCAGTGGGCTTGATTAACCTGTTGTGGCTGCTGCCCGTAGCGTTGTGGGTGGTGACGTCCGGAATTGACGGGCTGTTGGGCATTTGCATTGCCTATGTGCCGTTGGTGTTGCTGGCAGTCAAATTCAGTGCGGGCGCGCTCGAACGTGATTGA
- a CDS encoding SDR family oxidoreductase, protein MVGKTTLIGITGATGFVGGAVSRHLSARSDFSVRVAVRGDYAEPDDALEVVPIKSIEPDVQWDSFVDDVDVVIHTAARVHVMNDTSLDPEAEYLRINVAGTLNLAEQAAAAGVKRFIFISSIKVNGEATASTKPFSADQVANPSDPYGVSKAKAEQGLRELAARTGMEVVIIRPVLVYGPGVKANFLSMMRWLDKGVPLPLGAINNRRSLVALDNLVDLIVACIQHPAAANQTFLVSDGNDLSTSGLLRQMAKALGKAPRLIPVPMWLLTTAATLLGKRAFSQRLCGSLQVDITKTCTMLGWAPPVSVEEAMKKTAQYYLEHKNDE, encoded by the coding sequence ATGGTTGGTAAAACGACATTGATTGGCATTACTGGCGCGACAGGGTTTGTCGGTGGTGCTGTTTCGCGTCATTTGTCGGCTCGCTCCGATTTTTCGGTGCGTGTCGCCGTACGTGGTGATTACGCCGAGCCCGATGATGCTCTGGAAGTTGTACCGATCAAGTCGATTGAGCCGGACGTTCAGTGGGATAGTTTTGTAGACGATGTTGACGTTGTCATCCACACCGCCGCCCGCGTTCACGTAATGAACGATACCTCGCTGGACCCTGAAGCAGAGTATCTGCGCATCAACGTAGCCGGAACGCTGAACCTTGCCGAACAGGCGGCGGCGGCAGGTGTGAAGCGCTTTATCTTCATCAGTTCAATCAAGGTAAATGGCGAGGCAACAGCATCGACCAAACCCTTTAGCGCCGATCAGGTTGCCAATCCTTCTGATCCTTATGGCGTCTCGAAAGCCAAGGCTGAACAAGGACTTCGAGAACTCGCCGCTCGTACGGGCATGGAAGTGGTCATCATTCGCCCGGTGCTGGTTTACGGTCCCGGCGTCAAGGCCAACTTCCTGAGCATGATGCGCTGGCTCGACAAAGGTGTTCCGCTGCCGCTTGGTGCCATCAACAATCGGCGCAGTCTGGTTGCTCTGGATAATCTGGTGGATCTGATAGTCGCGTGCATTCAACATCCGGCCGCCGCCAACCAGACGTTTCTGGTCAGCGACGGCAATGATCTGTCTACATCCGGGCTACTGAGGCAAATGGCCAAGGCCTTGGGCAAGGCACCGCGCTTGATCCCGGTGCCGATGTGGTTGCTGACGACAGCCGCCACGCTATTGGGGAAGCGAGCTTTTTCACAAAGACTCTGCGGTTCCCTGCAGGTTGATATAACCAAAACCTGTACGATGCTCGGCTGGGCGCCTCCGGTCAGTGTCGAAGAAGCCATGAAGAAGACTGCGCAATATTATCTGGAACATAAAAACGATGAGTGA
- a CDS encoding MBL fold metallo-hydrolase, producing MQYPQITHHGGVASVTGSCHELQMDEHYSLLIDCGALLESVDGKDPSAVNSIQFALDTIKALVLTHVHADHVGRIPELLAAGYTGPILCSEPSAHLLPVVLQDAFSHQFGRSAEELDDYLTTINKRIVPLPFDRWFTVVETDQLVCSVRLQRAGHILGSAYVEFDINYPLEKRNKRVVFSGDLGSSHTPFLPGPKSPERADILVLESTYGDRLHEDRASRQQRLEAVIDQALADNGTVLIPAFSIGRTQELLYEIEDILRRKVLADAPFPTNPEGIEAGPAAGWSQLPVILDSPLAASFTRIYRDFNDYWDAEAQERLSEGRRPLAFGQLITIDSHDKHLQVVNYLSSTKRPAIVIAGHGMCAGGRIVNYLKAMLGDSRHNVIFVGYQVKGTPGAAIQKYGPQGGYVELDRERFAINAGVTTVGGYSAHADQGELIEFVTGMSEWPTEIRLVHGEINAKKTLGASLNRKYAAKKRAVMITS from the coding sequence ATGCAGTATCCCCAAATCACTCATCATGGCGGCGTTGCAAGTGTTACTGGCTCATGTCATGAGTTGCAGATGGATGAACATTACAGCCTGCTCATCGATTGTGGGGCTTTGTTGGAGTCTGTTGACGGAAAAGACCCATCCGCTGTTAATTCCATTCAGTTTGCTCTAGACACCATAAAGGCGTTGGTACTAACCCATGTGCATGCCGACCATGTGGGTCGCATTCCTGAGTTGCTGGCTGCCGGGTACACTGGTCCCATTTTGTGTAGCGAACCCTCTGCACATCTATTGCCAGTCGTCTTGCAAGATGCCTTCAGTCACCAGTTTGGTCGTTCTGCAGAAGAACTGGATGACTACCTGACGACTATCAATAAACGAATAGTCCCACTACCGTTTGACCGATGGTTCACGGTCGTCGAAACCGACCAATTGGTATGCAGCGTTCGCCTGCAGCGAGCAGGGCATATCCTGGGCTCTGCGTATGTTGAGTTCGATATCAATTATCCGCTGGAGAAGCGTAACAAGCGTGTAGTGTTTTCCGGCGACCTGGGTTCAAGCCATACACCCTTCTTGCCAGGTCCCAAGTCGCCTGAGCGGGCTGACATACTGGTCTTGGAAAGCACCTATGGTGATCGCCTGCATGAAGATCGCGCCAGCCGACAGCAAAGGCTCGAGGCAGTTATAGACCAGGCCTTGGCCGATAACGGCACCGTATTGATTCCGGCGTTCAGCATCGGCCGCACGCAAGAGTTGCTGTACGAAATCGAAGACATCCTGCGACGTAAAGTGCTTGCCGATGCGCCTTTCCCCACTAATCCTGAAGGCATCGAAGCCGGTCCAGCGGCGGGCTGGTCGCAATTGCCAGTCATTCTGGATTCTCCCCTCGCAGCAAGCTTCACCAGGATATACAGGGACTTCAATGATTACTGGGATGCCGAAGCTCAGGAGCGACTGAGCGAAGGGCGTAGACCCCTGGCGTTCGGACAGTTGATCACCATCGACAGCCACGACAAGCATCTGCAGGTCGTCAATTATCTATCCAGTACCAAACGCCCAGCGATTGTCATTGCCGGCCACGGCATGTGCGCAGGCGGCCGAATCGTCAATTATCTCAAGGCGATGCTGGGCGATAGCCGGCACAACGTCATATTCGTCGGCTATCAAGTCAAAGGCACGCCCGGCGCAGCCATTCAGAAGTACGGACCGCAGGGCGGCTACGTCGAGCTGGATCGGGAGCGTTTCGCAATCAATGCAGGCGTGACCACTGTGGGTGGCTATTCAGCGCATGCCGATCAGGGCGAGTTGATCGAGTTCGTTACGGGTATGAGTGAATGGCCGACAGAGATAAGGCTGGTTCATGGTGAGATCAATGCGAAAAAGACCTTGGGCGCCTCGCTGAATCGGAAATACGCAGCTAAAAAACGCGCTGTAATGATTACCAGCTAA
- a CDS encoding IS5 family transposase, which produces MKQMSFADAEYAGKRKQTRRERFLNEMDQVVPWNGLIKLIEPHYPKGEGGRPAYPLMVMLRVHLMQNWFGYSDPAMEESLYETTILRQFAGLHLDRIPDETTILNFRRLLEKHELAGGILQVINGYLGDRGLLLRQGTVVDATIIHAPSSTKNKDGKRDPEMHQTKKGNQYYFGMKSHIGVDAESGLVHSVVGTAANVADVTQVDKLLHGEETYVSGDAGYTGVEKRPEHQDRQMIWSIAARPSRYKKHAKKSLIGRMRRKIEYAKAQLRAKVEHPFRVIKRQFGYTKVRFRGLVKNTAQQTTLFALSNLWMMRKRLLNAGEVRL; this is translated from the coding sequence ATGAAGCAGATGTCCTTCGCTGACGCCGAATACGCTGGCAAACGCAAACAAACCCGCCGTGAGCGCTTCCTGAACGAGATGGATCAGGTCGTGCCATGGAATGGCTTGATCAAGCTGATCGAGCCGCACTATCCAAAGGGCGAAGGTGGTCGTCCGGCCTATCCGTTGATGGTGATGTTGCGGGTTCATCTGATGCAAAACTGGTTCGGTTATAGCGACCCGGCCATGGAAGAATCGCTCTACGAAACCACAATTCTGCGCCAGTTTGCCGGGCTGCATCTGGATCGAATTCCAGACGAAACCACGATCCTCAACTTCCGTCGACTGCTGGAAAAACATGAGCTGGCCGGTGGGATTTTGCAGGTGATCAATGGTTATTTGGGCGACCGTGGTTTGTTGCTGCGCCAAGGCACGGTGGTCGATGCGACGATCATTCATGCGCCGAGTTCGACCAAGAACAAAGACGGCAAACGCGACCCTGAAATGCATCAGACCAAGAAGGGAAATCAATACTATTTCGGGATGAAATCGCACATCGGTGTCGATGCCGAATCCGGTTTGGTGCATAGCGTAGTGGGCACTGCGGCGAATGTCGCGGACGTAACCCAGGTCGATAAGTTGCTGCACGGAGAAGAAACTTACGTCTCTGGCGATGCCGGTTACACCGGCGTCGAAAAGCGCCCCGAGCATCAAGATCGCCAAATGATCTGGTCGATTGCCGCTCGGCCCAGCCGCTATAAAAAGCATGCAAAGAAGAGCCTGATCGGGCGCATGCGTCGCAAAATCGAATACGCGAAAGCTCAACTGCGTGCCAAGGTTGAGCATCCGTTTCGCGTGATCAAACGCCAGTTTGGTTATACGAAAGTGCGCTTCCGGGGCCTTGTTAAAAACACCGCGCAGCAGACCACGCTGTTTGCTCTGTCGAACCTGTGGATGATGCGAAAACGATTGCTGAATGCAGGAGAGGTGCGTCTGTAA
- a CDS encoding IS5 family transposase, which yields MPRIGRPPVITAEHHPLLTRLAHEQPYSSQAELAQAFHAETGITAHPDTFAKALKLAGIIRVKERPRGSFQPPEPRKSYGYTEAHRRQSPEQRYPSCLTDAEWALVADLFEISGGRGVPPRHSRRTLLEACCYVVRTGCSWRMLPREFPHWDNVYKTFRRWSAQGKFEQMHDRLRAQWREREDRDEKPSAAILDSQSTRSSPQGGESGYDAGKKVKGRKRSLIVDTLGLLLAVSISAASVQDRDAADEAVTSSMGKYPSLNTLFVDSAYAGKWAQRIQHTHSLEVQVIRGPNNRRTGKWHSEQGDLFTAAPAPTGFVVMPKRWVVERTHAWNERARRLIMHHDRLFAVSEAWVWLAEARMLARRLTT from the coding sequence ATGCCTCGAATTGGACGCCCACCCGTAATTACAGCGGAGCATCACCCACTGCTGACCAGGCTTGCTCATGAGCAACCCTATTCCAGTCAGGCCGAATTGGCGCAAGCATTCCATGCCGAAACGGGCATCACCGCTCATCCCGACACGTTCGCCAAGGCGTTGAAACTGGCCGGGATTATTCGTGTTAAGGAGCGGCCCAGGGGCAGCTTCCAGCCTCCCGAGCCTCGTAAGTCTTATGGCTACACCGAGGCACACCGACGTCAGTCGCCAGAGCAACGCTACCCCAGTTGTCTTACCGACGCAGAATGGGCGCTGGTCGCTGATTTGTTTGAAATCTCAGGAGGGCGTGGCGTGCCGCCCCGTCACTCCCGGCGCACACTGCTCGAGGCTTGCTGCTATGTCGTGCGCACGGGTTGCTCGTGGCGAATGCTGCCTCGCGAGTTCCCGCACTGGGACAATGTCTATAAAACCTTCAGACGATGGAGCGCGCAGGGCAAGTTTGAGCAAATGCATGATCGGCTTCGTGCCCAATGGCGAGAGCGGGAGGATCGTGATGAAAAGCCGTCAGCCGCTATTCTGGACTCTCAATCGACCCGTAGCTCTCCTCAAGGCGGCGAAAGCGGCTACGACGCAGGCAAGAAGGTAAAAGGGCGCAAGCGCAGTCTGATCGTCGATACCCTGGGCCTGCTTTTGGCGGTGAGCATCAGTGCAGCCAGCGTGCAGGATCGCGACGCGGCGGACGAGGCAGTGACGTCCTCAATGGGCAAATACCCGTCATTGAATACACTGTTCGTCGACAGCGCCTACGCCGGAAAGTGGGCCCAGCGTATACAGCACACTCATTCGCTTGAGGTTCAGGTCATCCGGGGGCCAAACAATCGACGCACCGGGAAATGGCATTCAGAACAAGGTGACTTGTTCACGGCGGCGCCTGCTCCGACCGGTTTTGTGGTGATGCCCAAGCGGTGGGTGGTGGAGCGGACACATGCCTGGAACGAGAGAGCTAGGCGGCTGATTATGCACCACGACCGGTTGTTTGCTGTGAGCGAGGCCTGGGTGTGGCTAGCCGAGGCCAGGATGCTCGCACGCCGACTCACGACTTGA
- a CDS encoding LapA family protein, translated as MQILVRALLGIVALAVVATTIIFILENQQPVSLAFLGWSAPQLSLAVPIVLALLVGMLIGPVLSWAASLRKKRRVAAI; from the coding sequence ATGCAGATTCTTGTACGCGCTCTGCTAGGCATCGTCGCTTTGGCCGTAGTCGCGACCACGATTATTTTCATCCTGGAAAATCAGCAGCCTGTTTCGCTGGCATTTTTAGGGTGGTCGGCTCCGCAACTTTCACTCGCGGTGCCCATAGTCCTCGCGCTTCTGGTCGGTATGCTCATCGGTCCGGTTTTGTCTTGGGCAGCGAGTCTGCGCAAAAAACGCAGAGTGGCGGCTATCTAG
- the ihfB gene encoding integration host factor subunit beta, which produces MTKSELIERIVTHQGLLSSKDVELAIKTMLEQMSQCLATGDRIEIRGFGSFSLHYRAPRVGRNPKTGQSVTLDGKFVPHFKPGKELRDRVNEDEEEGL; this is translated from the coding sequence ATGACGAAGTCGGAGTTGATCGAACGAATTGTCACCCATCAAGGGCTGCTCTCATCCAAGGATGTTGAGCTGGCCATCAAGACCATGCTTGAACAAATGTCCCAATGCCTGGCCACCGGCGACCGTATCGAGATACGTGGCTTTGGCAGCTTCTCTTTGCACTATCGCGCGCCGCGTGTGGGCCGTAACCCAAAAACCGGCCAGTCGGTAACGCTGGATGGCAAATTTGTTCCGCACTTCAAGCCAGGCAAAGAACTACGCGACCGCGTCAATGAAGACGAAGAAGAAGGGCTCTAG
- the rpsA gene encoding 30S ribosomal protein S1, producing the protein MSESFAELFEESLKTLNLQAGSIITAIIVDIDYQAGWVTVHAGLKSEGLIPLEQFHNDAGELTIKIGDEVHVALDAVEDGFGETKLSREKAKRAECWIVLEAAFAAEEVVKGVINGKVKGGFTVDVNGIRAFLPGSLVDVRPVRDTTHLEGKELEFKVIKLDQKRNNVVVSRRSVLEAENSAEREALLESLQEGQQVKGIVKNLTDYGAFVDLGGVDGLLHITDMAWKRIKHPSEIVNVGDEIDVKVLKYDRERNRVSLGLKQLGEDPWVAIKARYPEGTRVTARVTNLTDYGCFAELEEGVEGLVHVSEMDWTNKNIHPSKVVQVGDEVEVMVLDIDEERRRISLGIKQCKSNPWEDFSGQFNKGDKISGTIKSITDFGIFIGLDGGIDGLVHLSDISWNEVGEEAVRRFKKGDELDTVILSVDPERERISLGIKQLESDPFSEYVTVNDKGAIVRGIVKEVDAKGAIITLADDIEATLKASEISRDRVEDARNVLKEGEEIEAKIISVDRKSRVISLSIKSKDVEDEKEAIQSLRSKPETAESTGPTTIGDLLRAQMEKQN; encoded by the coding sequence ATGAGCGAAAGCTTTGCAGAACTTTTTGAAGAAAGCCTAAAGACCCTCAACCTTCAGGCCGGTTCGATCATCACCGCGATCATCGTTGATATCGATTACCAGGCTGGATGGGTGACGGTTCACGCCGGTCTCAAATCTGAAGGCCTCATCCCGCTGGAGCAGTTCCACAACGACGCTGGCGAGCTGACCATCAAGATCGGCGACGAAGTTCACGTTGCTCTTGACGCGGTCGAAGACGGCTTTGGCGAAACCAAGCTGTCCCGCGAAAAAGCCAAGCGTGCCGAGTGCTGGATCGTTCTGGAAGCGGCTTTCGCAGCTGAAGAAGTGGTCAAGGGCGTTATCAACGGTAAGGTTAAAGGCGGCTTCACTGTCGACGTTAACGGCATCCGTGCGTTCCTGCCAGGTTCTTTGGTTGACGTCCGCCCTGTGCGTGACACGACTCACCTGGAAGGCAAAGAGCTCGAGTTCAAGGTCATCAAGCTCGACCAGAAGCGCAACAACGTTGTCGTTTCCCGTCGCAGCGTCCTCGAAGCCGAGAACAGTGCCGAGCGCGAAGCTCTGCTCGAGTCCTTGCAGGAAGGCCAACAAGTCAAAGGTATCGTCAAGAACCTCACGGATTACGGCGCATTCGTCGATCTGGGTGGCGTCGATGGCCTGCTGCACATCACCGACATGGCCTGGAAGCGCATCAAGCATCCATCGGAAATCGTCAATGTTGGCGATGAGATCGATGTAAAAGTCCTGAAGTACGATCGCGAACGCAATCGTGTTTCCCTGGGCCTGAAGCAACTGGGCGAAGACCCATGGGTTGCTATCAAAGCTCGTTACCCGGAAGGCACTCGCGTAACTGCCCGTGTCACCAACCTGACCGACTACGGCTGCTTCGCAGAGCTGGAAGAAGGCGTGGAAGGCCTGGTACACGTTTCCGAAATGGACTGGACCAACAAAAACATCCACCCTTCGAAAGTCGTTCAAGTCGGCGACGAAGTGGAAGTTATGGTTCTGGACATCGACGAAGAGCGTCGTCGTATCTCCCTCGGCATCAAGCAGTGCAAATCTAACCCATGGGAAGATTTCTCTGGCCAGTTCAACAAGGGCGATAAAATCTCCGGCACCATCAAGTCGATCACCGATTTCGGTATCTTCATTGGTCTGGACGGCGGCATCGACGGCCTGGTTCACCTGTCCGACATCTCCTGGAACGAAGTGGGCGAAGAAGCCGTACGTCGTTTCAAGAAGGGCGACGAGCTCGACACCGTTATCCTGTCTGTAGATCCAGAGCGCGAGCGTATCTCGCTGGGTATCAAACAGCTGGAAAGCGATCCGTTCTCCGAGTACGTCACTGTCAATGACAAAGGCGCAATCGTCCGCGGTATCGTTAAAGAAGTTGACGCCAAAGGCGCCATCATCACTCTGGCCGACGACATCGAAGCTACCCTCAAAGCCTCCGAAATCAGCCGTGACCGCGTTGAAGACGCGCGTAACGTTCTGAAAGAAGGCGAAGAGATCGAAGCCAAGATCATCAGCGTTGACCGCAAGAGCCGCGTGATCAGCTTGTCCATCAAGTCGAAAGACGTTGAAGACGAGAAAGAAGCGATCCAAAGCCTGCGTAGCAAGCCAGAAACTGCAGAAAGCACCGGTCCTACCACTATTGGTGACCTGCTTCGCGCACAAATGGAAAAACAGAACTAA